The segment taGACTGTGAATTAAGtgcggaaagaagatcatcggctcgacgaaaactatctctagctatgCCAAAAcagttgatcagttctttcaagccacctttagtttggcgcataaacgatttcatctcgttcgcaaccacaaggcaagcatcacaacagtaatttagatttttaccctttgctaggtcatcacttgtacggccattaaaaccagcgcagttagtatgcaccattcgatcacatagccaacaagtcatttttggctgctcaggttttgTAACCTGCcaacaaattttataaaagcagacaacatttacggtttccatatttatctaaaatcagaccactctgcacgaaaacacaagatcaaaactttcaagcgagctgttaaaagaaccgcacgagagcagtctgcacgctgagaaatttagattttgtgtgcgaaagagcgagagagtgaaAGCGAAAAGTACAGTTCCTGTtcatgcaaaaaacaacaccaaacagcactgcgaacaacgcacaacagggagagtaaacaaaacaccaagacgaaaaatgcaaaatactttgtatatttgtttaacctactgcacaaatcacaaagaatcactcgcgaagcgaacggatctttaataattatgtttcaAATATAtgatatttaaaaaagattattaaaaaccacggctggtttgacaaacacaaaaaaaaaacgcaaaaaaaacccgttcgctttgaaagctATAGACGATatgttatatgtatatattccgTAGGTCTTCAGGCACGAAAGACATACCCtagaccaaagacactagaataacaagatgcgtaacgccatacgattttttggcacactattttttcgccgtggctctagaggtggctccaggctctctcgaatttttgttagagagcgagagagctgagagcgctacagcgaacagctcttttctacacataaagtgatagcagacaactgtatgtgtgcacacgtgtgctcatgcattgtaaatttgacaaaatatgcccttcaccttcaaaattctttgactttaaatctataatatttttgatcaattggcaccatgcgaaaaattcttgttttgcattgcctaaacgttattattatttgaaaatagattagaaatagccaaatctatgtacatattatcacacaaataaatttcaaaaatgactttatataagaatatttgtcattagagtattcatcttgcggcgtgtgaaaaattaataaggcaatgatggttgagtgcttgtgtccgcacttcgtgcaaagcaaagacactataataatatgaaatttatgaaattacagtagttttaataatttctattgtacttcctttaattaattagtatatttattaagtcatttgacttaaagTGATGTAACATTagcattaaaagtgtttcaaaaaaaatatttcgcttttaaaaaattgtcagatgagagacaaattagaattaaacgtaacaaattttaacaaacaaatttaaaaactttaaaattataatagtcaggacgcgaatttttaaaaaaatttttattttatcatattgctacgaaattggcaaaaactaccctaatatgtacaatgtaaattcgtttcttcgatcagaattgatttcggtccgaaaatcgtcttctagcacaacgcgcacacatatacgcgttctcgtctcttgtttttactcacacaagcaagcaaactccgcgggagtgagcggaaagagagtaattttggccgtcaccaaaaaagtggctgcatagtgccaaaccaatgtatggccgttacgcatcttgttattctagtgtctttgcctaGACTGTAAAGGTCCTTgctaaaaacttaaaaaatttatgcatttcttattagtttaatatttatgtaataAGCATTACAGGTTTGGCAGGCTTGTGGGTGCTAGAGGGGCGTGGCCAACATCTAATTGGTACACCGATataaatttggaaaacataaaatttttTCAGATAATTAGAAACATGTCTCAATTGTGTGGACGGAATGGGCGCGTGAAcaaattttttgccaaattGAACAAGACATACAATGAACAATATTACATCAGTGGGCTTTAAAGTGGGCATGGGCGTTTTATTTGACTCGGCTATATAagtataaatacataatatGGTCGAAATTTTTTTCCCCACCTGTTACATACCTTTCAACATATCTAGTATACACTTATCACCTACGTTATCgagtatataaatatgttaatttTCTTAAAAGAGAATGTGTTTTcctatatgtatgtgctgACGTACCTCATCTGGataattgttttatattttgagGATGGTATATAACTTTCTTAATTTAAGATCTGGAATATATCGATAGTTCAAATTTCTGTAGTTATtatcaataatataatatataaatatgtatgtatctatatacaagtatatatacatatgtatagtatagtatatatacataaggCAAATACAGATGATTAAACGCCGCAAAGATGAcgcaaatttaattgttttaattatttgttaattttagTAAATCGAACTAAGTAAAAAAACAAGATGTGGAAAAGTACATTTCTATTTGACGAATTTAGAGCTACAACATTTTTACTGAAATTCGAGCTCCAGAAAAAACTGTTGTGCTTATTGCAACATCCCTAGGAAAAGTCCATTAGTGTGCCCGTGTAAAACGAACACAATGAGTATAGTGAAAAACCATTGTTAGACAGGTGGTAAGGAGTAAGACTACACAGCTCTCTTAAAAACcgttattaaattttcatgaGAGAGCATTAAtgcttttttctctttggtATGCTGCCGTAATGGTGCTTTCTCTCTCAAATTCCGTGAGAGATGGACAGTTAGAAGGATTGTTGTAGATTGTTGCTAGTATTGTTGTTCTTTTACTTGGCCACTGCTGCTGGTACCCATTTcttggttgttgttgtgctgctgctgcctctaCAAGAACTGATTTCGTGTTAGCTTATCATGGATAAATCAGTCAACCAACTGGTAATGGTAGGACAAGACGTGCGCGTAttagttaaatataaaaaaggtTTTAAGAAATGTTGCGATAAAGTTGTATAAgaatttaaataagaaaaaaggtAATTTAATTGTGaacattataaataatttttctaaAGAAAAGAGTTGTGAATAGtgataaaatttattaattattgcACATTTTAAAGTTGTTCAATGTTCATCATAAAACAAGGAATCTCGTtgacaaaaataaacacaattaaaaaagTTGCACTTTTCCACACGTACATAAGATAGTTGCACATGAAACCTACTGTAAAGGActcaatattttacaataactttgtacatatatgaaaataacTGCAGATAAGTATGAGTGCCCTTTTTTAGGGCTTTCGCTAACACATTGCTTTTGCAGCTTCAGAGCAACGCCATCATCAGTACCATTCTTTTTGGTACTTGGCTTGTCCTTACATTCCAAAGCTTTTGCTGTTACGTGTTAATAGTGCTTTTACCACAGGCAAGAACCACtaaattatatagaaaacCAAGTATTATGAAAATGCTTGGTGTTCTGACAATCCCACACCTGTTGGAAGTGCCCAACAATTTTGGctataaataatgttttaCCTGGTGTGCTAAGTAAATactcattttttgttttaataccAGTGCAGAGAGTATATTTATATCaatcttaatatttttagttttagaAAAAATTGGGCATGGATTTAAAAACGAGCCTACgtgatttaattgtttttattttcaaaatgtatcGGTAtgccaaaaatattattatagcTTTCTCCCTacttatacccgttactcgtagtgtgttcgttaaaaagtatgtacCAAGAGAGGGTAGCGttttcgaccatataaagtatatatattcttgatcaggatcaataacCAACCCGTCATGTCCTTCTGTCCGACCGAATAAACGTCGAGATCTAAGAAACTATTAAAGATTACAGATACTAGGGACAAAGACGCCTACCACCCCTACacttttggaaaatgttttgatttttcttcgttttattgtttgtcttgccaatttcaCCGGTATACGCCCAAAACTGTCACGCGCAAACTGTTGAacaattttttagttttttctcattttattttccaatatctatcgatataccagaaaatttatgaattttctAGTTCGCGTTTCCACCAGTTGAGTAACGgatatctgatagtcggggaactcgactatctcttattttatattattatttgtttagcTTAAAAACGCCCACActcatttttgaaaaattgttgtttttatttcgttaaGAGATTTGTCTTTTATGATTTCTATCGACAGGGCAAAAATGGTTGAAATTTCTCCATCGCACTCCAGCAAGTTGAGAAACGGCTATCTGACAGTCGATGAACTCGACTATTTCATTAACTCTTGTTTctgtttaaatataataagcttgtaatatatttttaattatagaatTTTTTCGGTTCCCATAGACAAGCATCAACCAAGGACATGCAAAAACATGAACCTGAATTTCACGTTGCGGGCCTAATACATTGTTAACTTAAATCATCCACGTGTCTTTAAAAAGATgaaacagaaaaataataacGGAACAATTTTAGTCGTCGTGATGGTTTTATCCTGGAGTCGAGTAGTAGACTTAAAAAGTCCTAGTAACACACATACTCAGGATTCAGTGTCTGTTTCTCTGCCTGGCGACATTATACTTGGTGGGCTATTTCCGGTCCATGAAAAAGGTGAAGGTGCCCCTTGCGGACCAAAAGTATATAATAGGGGAGTTCAACGCCTGGAAGCAATGCTGTATGCTATAGATCGTGTAAACAATGACCCCAACATACTTCCTGGAATTACGATAGGAGTCCATATACTTGACACCTGTTCAAGAGACACATATGCCCTCAATCAGTCGCTTCAATTTGTCAGAGCATCCCTAAACAATTTAGACACATCAGGATATGAGTGTGCAGATGGGTCAAGCCCGCAACTAAGAAAAAATGCTTCGTCAGGCCCAGTTTTTGGAGTTATTGGCGGGTCCTACAGTTCAGTGTCCTTGCAAGTGGCCAATTTGCTGCGTCTGTTTCATATTCCTCAAGTATCA is part of the Drosophila melanogaster chromosome 4 genome and harbors:
- the mGluR gene encoding metabotropic glutamate receptor, isoform D; protein product: MKQKNNNGTILVVVMVLSWSRVVDLKSPSNTHTQDSVSVSLPGDIILGGLFPVHEKGEGAPCGPKVYNRGVQRLEAMLYAIDRVNNDPNILPGITIGVHILDTCSRDTYALNQSLQFVRASLNNLDTSGYECADGSSPQLRKNASSGPVFGVIGGSYSSVSLQVANLLRLFHIPQVSPASTAKTLSDKTRFDLFARTVPPDTFQSVALVDILKNFNWSYVSTIHSEGSYDTNRSQRHNLLWMPSTHLPMHFIICIMIVATHKATKRLRQGSTYKANLCGIEKFRLILSPKRVLTWLIMTERSFTTITF